One part of the Humulus lupulus chromosome 9, drHumLupu1.1, whole genome shotgun sequence genome encodes these proteins:
- the LOC133801876 gene encoding probable polyribonucleotide nucleotidyltransferase 1, chloroplastic, with amino-acid sequence MCDAIKLPPSELYKHVEDIIGNELVQVLQIRSKIPRKKALTLLEDKVIDILSEKGYISSDAILGVNETLSDMLEDEDEDEEVVVDGEVDEGDVHIKPTL; translated from the exons ATGTGTGATGCAATCAAATTGCCTCCTTCTGAGCTTTATAAGCATGTCGAA GATATTATTGGCAATGAGTTAGTGCAGGTCTTGCAGATTAGGAGCAAAATACCTAGAAAGAAAGCCCTCACTTTGCTTGAAGATAAAGTTATAGACATATTGAGTGAAAAAGGGTACATTAGCTCTGATGCAATTCTTGGCGTTAATGAAACACTATCTGATATGCTTGAGGATGAAGATGAGGATGAGGAAGTGGTTGTAGATGGTGAAGTGGATGAAGGAGATGTTCATATAAAGCCTACTTTATGA